A region of Mesorhizobium sp. M3A.F.Ca.ET.080.04.2.1 DNA encodes the following proteins:
- a CDS encoding TrbC/VirB2 family protein, whose translation MQRDRRSLLTSGLLVLTALALASPALASSGGGGLPWEAPLQQIQQSITGPVAGFIALAAVAIAGGMLIFGGELNDFARRLCYIALVGGVLLGATQIVGLFGATGATIGEEPRPSKTIDDSMIADLARRGRARNE comes from the coding sequence ATGCAGCGTGACCGCCGATCTCTCCTGACCAGTGGGCTTCTGGTCCTGACCGCGCTTGCGCTCGCGAGTCCGGCGCTGGCCTCGTCGGGTGGCGGCGGGTTGCCGTGGGAGGCGCCGCTTCAGCAGATCCAGCAATCGATCACCGGGCCCGTGGCCGGCTTCATCGCGCTCGCCGCCGTCGCGATCGCCGGCGGCATGCTCATCTTCGGCGGCGAACTCAACGATTTCGCCAGACGGCTCTGCTACATCGCCCTCGTCGGAGGCGTGCTGCTTGGCGCCACGCAGATCGTGGGCCTTTTCGGCGCAACCGGCGCAACGATTGGTGAGGAACCGCGACCCTCTAAAACCATCGACGACAGCATGATCGCAGACCTCGCCCGCAGGGGGAGGGCGCGCAATGAGTGA
- a CDS encoding conjugal transfer protein TrbD, whose product MSDPSSSLVRSRVHRALSRPNLLMGADRELVLLTGLTAVILIFVVLTWYAALFGIATWLVAVAALRMMARSDPLMRRVYLRHISFRPCYRATSTPWRRY is encoded by the coding sequence ATGAGTGACCCCAGCTCCAGCCTGGTGCGCTCCCGCGTCCATCGCGCGCTGTCTCGCCCGAACCTTTTGATGGGTGCCGATCGCGAGCTGGTGTTGCTCACGGGTCTCACGGCCGTGATCCTGATCTTCGTCGTGCTCACCTGGTATGCGGCCCTCTTCGGCATCGCCACCTGGCTCGTGGCGGTGGCAGCACTTCGCATGATGGCAAGGTCTGACCCGCTGATGCGCCGGGTCTATCTTCGCCACATCTCCTTCAGACCTTGCTACCGGGCGACCTCGACGCCATGGCGACGGTACTGA